The following proteins are co-located in the Brevibacillus laterosporus DSM 25 genome:
- the pepF gene encoding oligoendopeptidase F yields MNKTKTLPKRNEVPDQFKWKLEDIYPSNNDWEKDAELAKTLIQKVQSFKGKLADSGKQLLEVLTLMDEISQLIEKLYVYARMRRDEDNGNSTYQALTDRATSLSTQVSSALAYIQPEILAIEDERLEALLNEESGLDHYRKFLEVEIIRYKPHTLSAEEEVLLAEMREISGAPSNIFTMLNNADIKFPMVTDENGEEVELTKGRYSQYMESKDRRVRHDAFKAMYETYRNHKNTIAATLIASVKRDVFYARTRKHSSALQASLFNDNVDQSVYDNLIATIHKNLPELQRYLDLRKKMLGVDELHMYDLYVPIVAEANMEIPYEEAVKTVEDSLAPLGEEYGKVLHEGFTSGWVDVYENQGKTSGAYSWGTYSVHPYVLMNYQDNLNNMFTLAHEMGHALHSYYSHKNQPYTYSQYQIFVAEVASTLNEALLMQHLLEQTTEKEKRMYLLNYYLEQFRATVFRQTMFAEFEKMIHATIEEGQALTVDSLSSMYRELNVKYFGDSVVIDEDIDLEWARIPHFYNNFYVYKYATGFSAATSLSKQILEEGEPAVERYLNFLSSGGSDYPIELLKKAGVNMAKPEPIEEAMDVFKGLLDELEQLVLSK; encoded by the coding sequence GTGAACAAAACCAAAACATTACCTAAACGAAACGAAGTACCTGACCAATTCAAATGGAAGCTGGAAGACATTTATCCTTCCAATAACGATTGGGAAAAAGACGCAGAGCTAGCAAAAACCTTGATCCAGAAAGTACAAAGCTTTAAGGGAAAATTGGCTGATTCTGGGAAGCAATTGTTAGAAGTGCTAACTTTAATGGATGAGATATCTCAATTGATTGAAAAACTGTACGTGTACGCTCGCATGAGAAGAGATGAAGATAATGGAAACTCTACATACCAGGCTTTAACTGATCGGGCTACTTCTCTATCTACGCAGGTTTCTAGTGCACTTGCATATATTCAACCAGAAATTCTAGCAATAGAAGATGAGCGTCTTGAAGCCTTACTTAACGAAGAAAGTGGTTTAGATCATTACAGAAAATTTTTAGAGGTTGAGATTATTCGTTATAAGCCGCATACGTTGTCAGCTGAGGAAGAAGTCTTGCTTGCAGAAATGCGTGAGATTTCAGGTGCACCTTCTAACATCTTCACAATGTTAAATAATGCAGATATTAAATTTCCAATGGTTACGGATGAAAATGGAGAAGAGGTTGAGCTGACAAAAGGTCGATATTCCCAATATATGGAGAGCAAGGATCGACGAGTGCGCCACGATGCTTTTAAGGCTATGTATGAAACATACCGAAATCATAAAAATACGATTGCAGCTACACTGATTGCAAGCGTAAAACGTGATGTATTTTATGCACGTACCCGGAAACATTCGTCTGCATTACAGGCGTCTCTATTTAACGATAATGTAGATCAATCTGTATACGACAACCTCATTGCTACTATCCATAAGAATTTGCCTGAGCTACAACGTTATTTAGATTTACGCAAAAAAATGTTGGGTGTAGATGAGCTTCATATGTATGACTTATATGTTCCGATTGTAGCGGAAGCCAATATGGAAATTCCTTATGAAGAGGCTGTTAAAACGGTGGAGGACTCACTAGCTCCACTCGGTGAGGAATATGGAAAAGTTTTACACGAAGGGTTCACTTCCGGTTGGGTAGATGTATATGAAAATCAAGGAAAAACGAGCGGTGCTTATTCGTGGGGAACATATTCTGTTCATCCTTACGTGTTAATGAATTATCAAGATAACCTAAATAACATGTTTACGTTAGCACACGAAATGGGTCACGCGTTGCACAGCTATTACTCGCATAAAAATCAGCCGTATACGTATTCGCAATATCAGATCTTTGTTGCAGAAGTAGCTTCTACATTAAATGAAGCACTATTAATGCAGCATTTACTTGAACAAACGACTGAAAAAGAAAAACGCATGTACCTGCTTAACTACTACTTAGAGCAGTTTAGAGCGACTGTTTTCCGTCAGACCATGTTTGCAGAATTTGAGAAGATGATTCATGCTACCATTGAAGAAGGGCAAGCACTGACAGTAGACTCTCTTTCCAGTATGTATCGCGAGTTAAATGTGAAATATTTCGGAGACTCTGTTGTGATCGACGAAGATATTGATCTTGAATGGGCAAGAATTCCTCATTTCTATAACAATTTCTACGTGTACAAATATGCCACTGGATTCTCAGCTGCTACTTCCCTATCGAAACAAATCTTGGAGGAGGGTGAACCGGCAGTAGAGCGCTATTTGAACTTCTTATCGAGTGGTGGTTCCGATTACCCGATTGAATTGTTGAAAAAAGCAGGAGTCAATATGGCAAAACCAGAACCGATTGAGGAAGCAATGGATGTCTTTAAAGGCTTGTTAGATGAATTGGAGCAATTAGTGTTATCTAAATAG
- a CDS encoding efflux RND transporter permease subunit produces MSKLLSFFLQRKLIVYLLTLMILFTGFASLASFKVFLVPKTNLPWIIANISGGSLPPEEMEKKVAERVEKEVKGMEEVKDYFSSSSSGNVQITLVAKEGKGEVAKQKLESIINRERTNFPKEVEHSNIYQANYGDETLMVLALTGNDPQSLYNYAQDTLKERIEAVAGVKGVEISKGSFENKIAITLLPERLSAYQVTPAQIYQELQKQNWKQALGTLDNAGYQTVIELDKTLHHVEELKSVMIPTPRGMTLLSQLATVKDLRGSESDQSLAIYKGKPYIGISIKRTEGSEIIPTQTRVEQLIAQINQDANGIYHLTSIFEAASFIEHSISNLSRDVMIGGALAILILFVFLRNWRVTMVIATTLPLSILMTFIALKVFGYNFDMVTLISLSLSVGLIVDAAIVVLESIYHYREQGKALRESILLGTKEVLTPVLSSQITMVVVFLPLVLAGFDEALTPIFTTIAFTVTAAIVSATIVSIFFVPIFSDSFLKNDKQKVNGENHKDNLMVRWFDRVLHLCLRRRFVTLGLAFLMFCSIFVLAPHVKTNLGIDVNENFIFADITLPHGTSLEGAKQVISQTEEKLATIKEVKDAYIGGNLERLQLQIALLPRAERSLGKEEIGKQVMEKTKEVTGVERFSFSTDSPDGGAVTVEVEISGKDLEKAKELSEQVSTMLVGIEGISSVRNDFSEGKEKITLVPIKEAMNRLQVDERVLAQHLSSMMGEQKVAELTTDSTNVDVMARFPEQEMKHPEQLKKMLIPTQNQTMIPLVDVVEWKYGKTPQKINHRNGERVIKVSADLVGIDPGNATRLLQTKLDQLVVPAGLQVELAGSLKDQENNMSSALFVFLGAIACIYLIMVAQFGRLSHPFIIMLTLPMAGVGVVMGLVLTQRMMTAMSIIGVIMLIGIVVSNAILLIDRINLLRKRGIPLQEAIIKGTHDRVRPVLMTKITAILGMVPMALAFGDGASLEAPLATVVIAGLIFHTLVTLVLVPVLYSVFEGIDNWWNNKREKRMQKRLKRSIVATSEGNVVEEK; encoded by the coding sequence ATGAGTAAACTCCTATCATTCTTTCTTCAACGAAAGCTTATTGTGTATCTTTTGACTCTGATGATTTTATTCACAGGCTTTGCTTCACTTGCTTCCTTTAAAGTATTTCTTGTGCCAAAAACAAATTTACCTTGGATTATTGCTAATATTTCTGGCGGATCACTTCCTCCCGAAGAGATGGAGAAAAAAGTGGCTGAGCGTGTAGAAAAAGAAGTGAAGGGAATGGAGGAAGTAAAGGATTATTTTTCATCCTCTTCTAGTGGTAACGTTCAAATCACTTTGGTAGCCAAGGAGGGAAAAGGTGAAGTAGCGAAACAGAAGCTGGAGAGCATTATCAACCGTGAACGAACCAATTTTCCGAAAGAAGTTGAACATAGTAATATTTATCAGGCCAATTATGGCGACGAAACTCTGATGGTGTTAGCTTTAACAGGTAACGATCCGCAATCATTATATAATTATGCTCAAGATACGCTTAAAGAAAGAATTGAGGCGGTAGCTGGAGTAAAAGGCGTAGAGATTAGTAAAGGAAGCTTTGAAAATAAAATTGCAATTACCTTATTGCCAGAGCGACTCTCCGCTTATCAGGTGACACCAGCACAGATTTATCAGGAACTACAAAAACAAAATTGGAAACAAGCACTAGGGACACTTGATAACGCTGGCTATCAGACGGTAATTGAATTGGATAAGACGCTACATCATGTAGAGGAATTAAAGTCTGTAATGATCCCAACACCAAGGGGAATGACACTACTCAGCCAATTGGCAACCGTAAAAGATTTACGCGGAAGCGAGAGTGATCAATCACTTGCTATCTATAAAGGAAAACCCTATATTGGTATATCAATAAAACGTACAGAGGGTAGTGAAATCATACCAACCCAAACAAGGGTTGAACAGCTTATCGCCCAAATTAATCAAGATGCAAATGGAATTTATCATCTTACATCTATTTTTGAAGCAGCCTCTTTTATTGAACATTCGATTAGTAATTTGAGTAGAGATGTTATGATCGGTGGAGCTCTCGCTATTTTGATATTATTCGTCTTTTTACGTAACTGGCGGGTCACGATGGTCATTGCTACAACGTTACCACTTTCTATTTTAATGACATTTATTGCTTTGAAAGTATTTGGCTATAATTTCGATATGGTAACCCTTATTTCTCTTAGTTTGTCAGTTGGTTTAATTGTTGACGCAGCGATCGTGGTATTGGAGAGTATCTATCACTATCGCGAGCAAGGAAAAGCATTGCGAGAATCAATTTTGCTAGGAACAAAAGAGGTACTTACACCAGTATTATCGTCACAGATCACTATGGTAGTCGTATTCTTACCTTTAGTACTAGCAGGCTTTGATGAAGCGCTGACGCCTATTTTCACTACGATTGCTTTTACAGTGACGGCGGCTATTGTATCAGCTACGATTGTTTCGATTTTCTTTGTACCCATTTTCTCAGATAGTTTTTTAAAAAATGATAAGCAAAAAGTGAATGGAGAAAATCACAAGGATAATCTCATGGTACGCTGGTTTGACCGTGTCTTGCATCTTTGTCTACGTCGACGATTTGTAACACTTGGTCTTGCCTTTCTCATGTTTTGCAGTATCTTTGTGCTGGCTCCCCATGTTAAAACCAATTTGGGGATTGATGTGAATGAAAACTTTATCTTTGCTGATATTACGTTGCCACATGGAACCTCTTTGGAAGGTGCAAAACAAGTCATTTCTCAAACGGAAGAGAAATTGGCTACGATAAAAGAAGTAAAAGATGCTTATATTGGTGGTAATCTTGAACGTCTACAGTTACAAATCGCGTTATTACCGAGAGCAGAACGCTCATTGGGCAAAGAAGAAATTGGCAAGCAAGTGATGGAAAAAACAAAAGAAGTAACAGGTGTAGAACGATTTTCTTTCAGCACGGATAGTCCAGATGGTGGTGCAGTAACTGTCGAAGTAGAGATTTCAGGTAAAGATTTAGAGAAAGCGAAAGAACTGAGTGAGCAAGTATCAACAATGCTAGTTGGTATAGAGGGTATTTCGAGTGTTCGCAATGATTTTAGTGAAGGAAAAGAAAAGATTACACTAGTGCCTATAAAGGAAGCCATGAATCGATTACAGGTTGACGAACGGGTACTAGCTCAACATTTATCCAGTATGATGGGTGAGCAGAAAGTGGCTGAACTTACAACAGACAGTACAAATGTGGATGTAATGGCTCGATTCCCTGAGCAAGAAATGAAACATCCTGAGCAACTCAAGAAAATGTTGATTCCCACTCAAAATCAAACCATGATACCGTTAGTAGATGTCGTCGAATGGAAGTATGGTAAGACTCCACAAAAAATTAATCACCGAAATGGAGAACGAGTAATTAAAGTGTCAGCTGATCTTGTTGGAATCGATCCAGGTAATGCGACCCGTTTGTTACAAACGAAGTTGGATCAACTGGTTGTTCCTGCTGGCTTGCAAGTGGAGTTAGCAGGTAGTCTTAAAGACCAAGAAAACAATATGTCCAGTGCATTGTTTGTCTTTTTAGGTGCCATTGCTTGCATCTATCTAATTATGGTTGCCCAATTCGGACGTTTGTCGCATCCATTTATTATTATGCTTACGCTACCTATGGCAGGTGTAGGTGTTGTTATGGGGCTAGTTTTGACACAGCGCATGATGACAGCCATGTCCATCATTGGCGTAATTATGCTAATCGGAATTGTCGTTTCCAATGCGATTCTGTTAATTGACCGTATAAATTTACTTAGAAAGCGAGGAATACCGTTACAAGAAGCTATTATTAAAGGAACTCATGACCGAGTACGCCCCGTTCTGATGACCAAAATTACAGCAATCCTGGGTATGGTACCAATGGCTTTGGCATTTGGGGATGGTGCTAGTTTAGAAGCTCCACTGGCAACCGTAGTGATAGCTGGACTTATTTTTCACACGTTAGTTACACTGGTTTTGGTGCCCGTGCTGTATTCCGTATTTGAAGGAATTGATAATTGGTGGAACAATAAGAGGGAAAAACGTATGCAAAAGCGATTGAAGAGATCAATAGTGGCCACGTCGGAAGGTAACGTAGTAGAAGAAAAATAG
- a CDS encoding efflux RND transporter periplasmic adaptor subunit, with the protein MRRVVVSVLSASILLVSGCAGNVEPVASVQEEKNNKWVETYKIEQAPASTLLGYSGVVEANKQVMLGFGSSGKIAQLNTEKGAQVQQGQVLASLDAKVYQVAAQAAAGQVQSAAVAAQETRKGASQEALAQQKIKLDREQQNATEAKKAAKQGEVLFQGGALSKNDYEALLLKAKQAEMSVKNEQIALQELQRGANPDQLARASAAITQANSEAVRAQESLQQTKIIAPFSGTIIALHEQQGKVVAGGQSIIELVDLKTVKVVLFVESDEVGFFTEGKQVEVQGASGVGSKGTIQFVSPVIDPANGKYRVEINMANSEKKWRSGMVANVKVPRPLQGFLLPLECVGLTNETHFVMKVENGVVKKQPVEVGQIINGNIEIVKGVSVGEQVVKSGITYIVDGENVAVKGVKQ; encoded by the coding sequence GTGAGACGTGTTGTCGTGTCGGTTTTGAGTGCCTCTATCTTGTTAGTTAGCGGCTGTGCGGGTAATGTGGAGCCAGTAGCTAGTGTGCAAGAGGAGAAAAATAACAAATGGGTGGAGACCTATAAAATTGAACAAGCACCAGCTTCAACTTTACTAGGATATTCAGGAGTAGTTGAAGCAAATAAACAGGTAATGCTAGGCTTCGGGAGTTCAGGAAAAATTGCACAATTGAATACAGAGAAAGGGGCCCAGGTACAGCAAGGTCAGGTCTTGGCCTCTTTAGACGCAAAAGTATATCAGGTAGCTGCTCAGGCTGCCGCAGGGCAAGTACAATCCGCAGCTGTTGCCGCTCAGGAAACACGGAAAGGAGCTTCTCAAGAAGCACTGGCCCAGCAAAAAATCAAACTGGATCGAGAGCAACAAAATGCCACAGAGGCAAAAAAGGCTGCGAAGCAAGGAGAAGTTTTGTTTCAAGGTGGTGCGCTTTCAAAAAATGATTATGAGGCTCTTCTTCTCAAAGCAAAGCAAGCAGAGATGAGTGTAAAAAATGAACAGATTGCACTTCAGGAGCTTCAAAGAGGGGCAAACCCAGATCAATTAGCTCGAGCAAGTGCCGCCATTACACAGGCAAACAGCGAGGCTGTACGAGCGCAGGAGAGTTTACAGCAAACCAAAATTATTGCCCCATTCTCTGGAACGATCATAGCGTTGCATGAACAGCAAGGGAAGGTTGTAGCTGGGGGACAAAGCATAATTGAGTTGGTTGATTTGAAAACGGTTAAGGTAGTCTTGTTCGTTGAGAGCGACGAAGTGGGATTTTTTACTGAGGGTAAGCAGGTAGAGGTACAGGGTGCTTCTGGTGTAGGAAGCAAGGGTACAATTCAATTTGTTTCGCCTGTAATTGACCCTGCGAACGGTAAATATCGAGTGGAGATTAACATGGCTAATTCAGAGAAAAAATGGCGGAGCGGTATGGTTGCGAATGTTAAGGTTCCTCGCCCATTGCAAGGATTTTTATTACCTCTAGAATGTGTAGGACTTACAAACGAGACCCATTTCGTCATGAAAGTCGAGAATGGAGTTGTCAAAAAACAACCTGTGGAAGTCGGACAGATTATTAATGGCAATATTGAAATTGTAAAGGGTGTTTCTGTAGGGGAACAAGTGGTGAAAAGTGGAATTACCTATATCGTTGACGGTGAAAACGTAGCGGTGAAGGGAGTAAAACAATGA
- a CDS encoding glycosyltransferase has translation MHRVLLYRRIYLPRSETFIYEQLIGHTQVEPLVVTRSKPINVDQFPHQSIYVKKKLRNLHHWVKKKQIKVLHARFGTGGLELLPVAKRSKLPLLVSFHGTDVSRRPNVDPEYRRQLKKLFGRGSAFTVVSKHMKKKVIKLGCPKQKITLLRSGIDLQKFTYQAMQPVWNNAYGFLSVGRLVEKKGMDTLIRAFQYVHKIYPKATLTIVGEGNQQKKLEKLIKRYKLQNCVILKGGVSHLKVAEELARCHVFVLACKTAKDGNQEGIPNVLMEAMATGRPVISTSHAGIPELVEHGVSGLLAPEKSPRTLAEMMIRMIKEEQRWTEYTLNARVKVEKQHDIKKQRKLLENVYVRLIKENSRRIKTK, from the coding sequence ATGCATCGGGTTCTTTTGTATCGGCGAATTTATCTTCCAAGAAGTGAAACCTTCATTTATGAACAATTGATTGGACATACACAGGTGGAACCTTTGGTCGTGACCAGAAGTAAACCGATTAATGTGGATCAATTTCCTCACCAGTCAATCTATGTGAAAAAAAAGTTAAGAAATCTTCATCATTGGGTGAAGAAAAAACAAATCAAGGTATTGCATGCTAGATTTGGAACAGGTGGTTTAGAATTATTACCTGTTGCCAAACGTTCTAAATTACCTTTACTTGTGTCATTTCACGGAACGGATGTATCACGTCGGCCCAATGTTGATCCGGAATATAGACGTCAATTAAAAAAATTATTTGGAAGAGGAAGCGCGTTCACAGTAGTAAGCAAGCACATGAAAAAAAAGGTAATCAAACTAGGATGCCCTAAACAAAAAATAACGTTGTTACGGTCAGGGATTGACCTCCAAAAGTTTACTTATCAAGCTATGCAACCTGTTTGGAATAATGCCTATGGATTTTTAAGTGTAGGTCGACTGGTAGAGAAAAAAGGCATGGATACTCTCATTCGCGCTTTTCAATATGTACACAAGATTTATCCAAAAGCTACGCTTACAATTGTCGGGGAAGGGAATCAGCAAAAGAAACTGGAAAAGTTGATTAAACGCTACAAGTTACAGAATTGCGTGATACTAAAGGGCGGTGTCAGCCATCTAAAAGTAGCCGAGGAATTGGCGCGTTGTCATGTGTTTGTACTTGCTTGCAAAACAGCGAAAGATGGCAATCAAGAAGGGATTCCCAACGTGCTAATGGAAGCCATGGCAACAGGGAGGCCAGTTATTTCTACAAGTCACGCAGGTATTCCAGAGCTGGTGGAGCATGGGGTAAGCGGACTACTTGCTCCTGAGAAATCGCCCCGTACACTTGCTGAAATGATGATTCGTATGATCAAGGAAGAACAGCGGTGGACAGAATACACCTTGAATGCACGTGTGAAAGTGGAAAAACAACATGATATTAAAAAGCAACGCAAGCTGCTGGAAAATGTATATGTACGACTTATAAAAGAAAACAGTAGACGGATAAAGACCAAGTAA
- the nagB gene encoding glucosamine-6-phosphate deaminase, whose amino-acid sequence MQVKVFEDYDTLSRYAADIFLEQIEKKSDSVLGLATGGTPEGFYKHLIASYQDKKLDFSTLRTFNLDEYYPIKREHPQSYWTFMNDCLFAYVNIPTKNIHLPNGETTNVDAECNRYEEEIGLIGGVDIQILGIGENGHIGFNEPGASFDSRTRMVELTKNTIQANSRYFDSVEDVPRHAITMGIASIMQSKKIVILAAGVKKAEAVAKAVQGEITEELPASILQKHPDVTFLLDKEAASLLQS is encoded by the coding sequence ATGCAGGTAAAAGTTTTTGAGGATTATGATACACTTAGCCGTTATGCAGCAGATATTTTTTTAGAACAGATTGAAAAAAAGTCGGATTCAGTTCTTGGATTAGCTACGGGCGGAACACCTGAAGGATTCTATAAACACTTGATTGCTAGTTATCAAGATAAAAAGCTGGACTTTTCGACACTACGTACATTTAACCTAGACGAATATTATCCGATCAAGCGTGAGCATCCACAAAGCTATTGGACATTTATGAATGATTGTCTATTTGCCTATGTCAATATACCAACAAAAAATATTCACCTTCCTAATGGCGAAACCACCAATGTGGATGCAGAGTGCAACCGATATGAAGAAGAAATAGGACTAATCGGGGGAGTAGATATCCAGATTCTAGGAATAGGTGAAAATGGTCATATTGGCTTTAATGAACCAGGGGCTTCGTTCGATTCTCGGACTCGTATGGTAGAGCTGACAAAGAACACGATTCAAGCTAACTCTCGCTATTTTGATAGTGTGGAGGATGTACCGCGCCATGCTATTACGATGGGGATTGCTAGCATTATGCAAAGTAAAAAAATTGTAATTCTCGCAGCCGGTGTGAAAAAGGCAGAGGCAGTGGCGAAAGCGGTTCAAGGTGAAATAACCGAAGAGCTGCCAGCTTCTATTTTACAAAAGCATCCTGATGTCACCTTCCTTCTAGATAAGGAAGCAGCTTCTCTGTTGCAATCATAA
- the nagA gene encoding N-acetylglucosamine-6-phosphate deacetylase, producing MTVGQTQKIINVNIVTEKGILEQTILLMENGKIIYVGPENGQEAEHVYDGKGATLAPGFIDLHVHGGAGFDFMDSTQEAVDGICSFHAQHGTTGLLATTMTAPIERNLEILEFYSNIKENKGAKVVGVHMEGPFINPVLKGAQNGEWIEPPTLANMQRVFSVARPGLVKLMTLAPELVTEEEVFDLLREQKVVASVGHSLQDYDGACQCLRKGVNHATHLGNAMKGLHHRDVGIIGLAMQNPEMTFDFICDGIHLSPNFIRILAKACELNQMMLITDAMRAAGLDDGQYDLGGQNVTVRGDEARLADGTLAGSVLTLDKALSNFMRFTKIPLEKAIYLLTMNQAKKLGISDTKGSIEVGKDADLVLLSNEYQVMATWVEGKIVFEKAED from the coding sequence ATGACTGTTGGTCAAACACAAAAAATCATAAATGTGAATATTGTCACAGAAAAAGGCATTCTTGAACAGACCATTCTCCTTATGGAAAACGGAAAAATTATCTATGTAGGACCTGAAAATGGACAAGAAGCAGAGCATGTATATGATGGAAAAGGTGCAACTCTAGCACCAGGATTCATTGATTTACATGTGCACGGTGGGGCAGGTTTTGACTTTATGGATAGCACACAGGAAGCAGTTGACGGTATTTGTAGCTTCCATGCTCAGCACGGTACGACTGGTCTATTGGCTACTACTATGACAGCTCCTATCGAACGTAATCTTGAAATATTAGAATTTTATTCGAATATAAAGGAAAACAAAGGTGCCAAAGTAGTTGGCGTCCATATGGAAGGACCTTTCATAAATCCAGTTTTAAAAGGTGCCCAAAATGGAGAGTGGATTGAGCCTCCAACGCTTGCTAATATGCAAAGAGTCTTTTCTGTTGCTCGACCTGGATTAGTTAAGCTTATGACATTAGCACCTGAGTTGGTTACTGAAGAAGAGGTTTTTGATCTATTACGTGAACAAAAGGTTGTCGCTTCTGTTGGCCATTCCTTACAAGATTATGATGGCGCGTGCCAATGTTTACGTAAAGGGGTAAATCATGCAACCCATTTGGGAAATGCGATGAAAGGCTTGCACCATCGTGATGTTGGTATTATCGGATTAGCAATGCAGAATCCAGAAATGACATTTGATTTTATCTGTGATGGCATTCACCTATCCCCAAACTTCATCCGTATTCTGGCAAAAGCATGCGAATTAAATCAGATGATGTTAATTACCGATGCGATGCGTGCAGCAGGCCTAGATGATGGCCAATATGATCTGGGCGGACAAAATGTGACCGTTCGTGGAGATGAAGCTCGCCTTGCTGATGGTACATTAGCGGGTAGTGTCCTTACCTTAGATAAAGCATTGTCTAACTTTATGCGGTTTACAAAGATTCCTTTAGAAAAAGCAATTTACTTGCTTACAATGAACCAAGCAAAAAAATTAGGAATCAGTGATACAAAAGGTAGTATCGAAGTAGGTAAAGATGCGGACCTTGTACTGTTATCCAATGAATATCAGGTTATGGCTACTTGGGTAGAAGGAAAAATCGTATTTGAAAAGGCGGAGGACTAG
- a CDS encoding UDP-glucose dehydrogenase family protein — MKVAVIGTGYVGVTTGVALAMAGHEVTGVDVDEEKIRLLQAGRSPIYEPGLDEALTDVITRGKLEFTTDLTVALLPAQVIFICVGTPSDQEGRADLRVFKDVIDQVHHMLRHNVSERVLVIKSTVPVGSNDQVAQLFSDCPQIHVASNPEFLREGSALHDSLEPARIVMGASSTKAFHILEDLYVTIDAPRIKTSRLNAEMIKYASNAFLSMRISFMNELARLSDKLGTDISIIATGMGLDSRIGPEFLRAGLGYGGSCFPKDTSALLSIAQEKNEQLNILYQVIKVNEQQPAWFLHKVEQRLGGLARKRIALLGLSFKPDTDDIREAPAQKLLTILQKKEAIITAYDPVAMPNMQCVFSPEQVTYTRTAYEAVTGADAVILCTEWREFLQLDYEHMYHIMKQPLIFDGRNALAHSDLRKIGFEYVGIGNQVGSLV, encoded by the coding sequence ATGAAAGTAGCCGTCATTGGAACCGGATATGTAGGAGTTACAACAGGAGTCGCATTAGCGATGGCAGGACATGAAGTGACGGGGGTGGATGTAGACGAAGAAAAGATACGCCTATTGCAAGCTGGCAGATCACCCATTTATGAACCAGGTTTAGACGAAGCTCTGACGGACGTAATAACTAGAGGAAAGCTGGAATTTACCACTGATCTTACAGTGGCACTACTTCCAGCACAGGTTATATTTATCTGTGTAGGCACCCCTTCCGATCAGGAGGGAAGGGCTGATTTACGCGTTTTTAAGGATGTAATAGATCAGGTTCACCACATGCTTCGTCACAATGTTTCGGAACGTGTGTTGGTCATTAAGAGTACAGTACCTGTAGGAAGTAACGATCAAGTAGCACAACTTTTCTCCGATTGCCCACAGATACACGTCGCCTCTAACCCAGAATTCCTACGGGAGGGAAGTGCTTTACATGATTCATTAGAACCAGCTCGCATCGTGATGGGGGCCTCGTCTACAAAAGCGTTTCATATACTAGAAGATTTATACGTAACAATTGATGCACCACGGATTAAAACGAGTCGGTTAAATGCAGAGATGATAAAATATGCTTCTAATGCTTTTTTATCCATGCGAATTTCTTTTATGAATGAACTAGCTCGACTAAGTGATAAACTGGGAACAGATATATCGATCATCGCTACCGGAATGGGGCTTGATTCTAGGATTGGTCCAGAATTTCTCCGAGCAGGTTTGGGATATGGTGGATCTTGTTTCCCAAAGGATACTTCTGCCTTACTCTCAATAGCACAAGAGAAAAATGAGCAACTGAATATTTTGTACCAAGTAATTAAGGTGAATGAACAACAACCTGCTTGGTTTTTGCATAAAGTAGAGCAACGCTTAGGCGGACTTGCGAGGAAACGAATTGCTTTATTAGGTCTATCCTTTAAGCCAGATACCGATGATATTCGAGAAGCTCCTGCACAGAAACTACTAACTATCTTACAAAAAAAAGAAGCGATCATCACTGCTTATGATCCTGTTGCTATGCCCAACATGCAATGCGTATTTTCACCCGAGCAGGTGACTTACACCAGAACAGCTTATGAGGCTGTGACCGGAGCGGATGCGGTCATCCTTTGCACAGAGTGGAGAGAGTTTCTTCAATTAGATTATGAACATATGTACCATATTATGAAGCAACCATTAATCTTTGATGGTCGCAATGCATTAGCACATTCTGATTTGAGAAAAATTGGATTTGAATATGTAGGGATTGGAAATCAAGTGGGGAGCCTGGTGTAG